In one Gossypium hirsutum isolate 1008001.06 chromosome D09, Gossypium_hirsutum_v2.1, whole genome shotgun sequence genomic region, the following are encoded:
- the LOC107891594 gene encoding uncharacterized protein, with translation MKASLKFREEKQPVLRAKIPLSILGLPFQSGIVAGEPKELTLNLSTFFESGPSIKIAYRPTDTWNPFSIIVKTGTGPFGSPISTSLLMSAEFNLLGRGNPSFMLHLKPQFGDFSIKKSQSSVFDKVVKMTNDAVADVDSSASGDFAGFFAEKGKLGTLNSGDIARILSGMEVAARTSVPVKGKAMLKFRWGMRIPSEMKSGVGGAGIPFLVMDKIGIEQVEGVDSKHAITTASKASPGVRTNVDIAESIFMVKRQLEALHSENALLKRAVDDQRREISSGNFGDLNSVKYREIERNGKTERRMSEKNSMEEELKKALKGA, from the coding sequence atgaaagcttCATTGAAATTTCGGGAAGAGAAGCAGCCAGTGTTGAGGGCCAAAATACCTCTAAGCATTTTGGGCTTGCCATTTCAATCAGGCATCGTCGCCGGCGAACCCAAGGAGCTCACTTTAAATCTTTCTACGTTCTTTGAATCTGGGCCGTCCATCAAGATCGCTTACCGTCCTACTGACACGTGGAACCCTTTCTCTATTATCGTCAAGACTGGCACCGGCCCCTTCGGTTCTCCCATCTCCACCTCTTTGCTTATGAGTGCTGAGTTCAACCTTCTTGGCCGTGGAAACCCTAGCTTTATGCTTCACCTCAAGCCTCAGTTCGGGGATTTCTCCATCAAGAAGTCCCAGTCTTCCGTTTTCGATAAAGTCGTGAAGATGACGAATGACGCCGTTGCGGATGTCGATTCGTCGGCTAGTGGCGATTTCGCGGGTTTCTTCGCCGAGAAGGGGAAACTTGGGACTTTGAACTCGGGAGATATTGCGAGGATTCTGTCCGGAATGGAGGTAGCGGCGAGGACGTCTGTGCCAGTGAAGGGAAAGGCAATGTTGAAATTCCGATGGGGAATGAGGATTCCATCGGAGATGAAGAGTGGCGTCGGCGGGGCTGGGATTCCGTTTTTGGTGATGGATAAGATCGGGATCGAGCAGGTGGAAGGTGTTGATTCGAAGCACGCTATAACCACAGCCAGCAAGGCGAGTCCAGGGGTAAGAACGAATGTGGACATTGCAGAGTCAATTTTTATGGTAAAGCGGCAGTTGGAAGCTCTGCATTCTGAGAATGCGTTACTGAAGAGAGCCGTGGATGATCAGAGACGAGAAATCTCCAGCGGAAATTTTGGGGATTTGAATTCTGTGAAATACagagaaattgaaagaaatgggAAAACGGAGAGAAGGATGAGTGAGAAGAATTCCATGGAAGAGGAGCTGAAGAAGGCATTGAAAGGAGCTTGA
- the LOC107891595 gene encoding histone H2B-like has translation MAPKAEKKPAEKKPAEEKKAEKAPAEKKPRAEKKLPKEAGDKKKKRSKKSIETYKIYIFKVLKQVHPDIGISSKAMGIMNSFINDIFEKLAQESSRLARYNKKPTITSREIQTAVRLVLPGELAKHAVSEGTKAVTKFTSS, from the coding sequence ATGGCACCCAAAGCCGAGAAGAAGCCAGCCGAGAAAAAGCCAGCTGAGGAGAAAAAGGCCGAGAAGGCCCCAGCTGAGAAAAAACCAAGAGCCGAGAAGAAGCTCCCTAAAGAAGCCGGGGACAAGAAGAAGAAGCGAAGCAAGAAGAGCATTGAAACCTACAAGATCTACATCTTCAAGGTGCTGAAGCAGGTCCATCCTGATATCGGCATTTCCAGCAAAGCCATGGGTATTATGAACAGCTTCATCAACGACATCTTCGAGAAGCTGGCTCAAGAATCTTCGAGGCTCGCACGCTATAACAAGAAGCCCACCATCACCTCCCGTGAGATTCAGACTGCCGTAAGATTGGTCCTGCCTGGGGAGTTGGCCAAGCATGCTGTTTCAGAAGGGACCAAGGCGGTTACAAAGTTCACCAGTTCTTAG